One Fulvitalea axinellae genomic window carries:
- a CDS encoding DcaP family trimeric outer membrane transporter, whose protein sequence is MKARATFLILVLTFVVGGEMFGQTVSDSVIIDPTAVHIKPGHIAKDSMTQELEPLGIPKDRGLYLSTRDRLMQLHILGSVRFLALYDNELLDRKNAFNTYEIPVDNHKSRIPNYYSSLDQSRISFEVTRKTSGGNVFIRLESDFAGSNGYRIRHAYASFGNFLVGQTWSLFSNVSSLPLTVDTNGPSGAAKVRTPQIRFRLPIDSKNTFYAALEYSVTEVEAVDTTGLEVIELNPDLTVRWDRVFDFGKIQFSGMFTTVATKDADRNVRASIVVGGGFFGTVNINEFAKIDFQIAYGNAIARYVNVLDGQNLDTTYDPVEKKYKPLVSYGGFISYGYKWSKRINTSLSLGLAGVDVKKYQPSDAFRRSYSLSGDVFWKVVKGSRIGVEYSYGRRQDANNDAGDASRIAALFYYDF, encoded by the coding sequence ATGAAGGCTAGAGCGACCTTCTTAATACTGGTGTTAACGTTTGTCGTGGGTGGCGAAATGTTTGGGCAAACCGTTTCCGATTCGGTGATAATTGACCCTACGGCAGTCCATATAAAGCCAGGACATATCGCAAAGGATTCAATGACGCAGGAACTGGAACCCCTTGGCATACCGAAGGATCGGGGTCTCTATCTCTCGACAAGGGACAGACTTATGCAATTGCATATTTTGGGTTCAGTACGTTTTTTGGCTTTATATGATAATGAGCTTCTGGACCGAAAAAACGCCTTCAACACCTATGAGATACCTGTTGATAACCACAAAAGCAGAATCCCGAATTACTACAGCAGTCTTGACCAGTCGAGGATAAGTTTCGAAGTGACACGAAAGACTTCCGGAGGTAACGTATTTATTCGGTTGGAATCGGATTTTGCCGGATCAAATGGCTATAGGATTCGGCACGCTTACGCCAGCTTTGGAAATTTCTTGGTTGGGCAGACTTGGTCCCTTTTTTCAAATGTGTCTTCCCTGCCTTTGACAGTGGACACTAACGGCCCCTCTGGCGCGGCCAAAGTGAGAACTCCACAGATACGTTTCCGTCTGCCGATCGACAGTAAGAATACATTTTATGCCGCTTTGGAATATTCAGTGACAGAAGTGGAAGCCGTAGACACGACAGGCTTGGAGGTGATCGAACTTAATCCTGACCTGACCGTACGCTGGGACAGGGTGTTTGACTTTGGAAAGATTCAGTTTTCAGGCATGTTCACCACGGTTGCCACCAAAGATGCCGACCGTAATGTGCGCGCCAGTATTGTGGTAGGTGGTGGTTTTTTCGGCACGGTAAATATTAATGAGTTTGCGAAAATAGATTTTCAGATTGCTTACGGAAACGCCATTGCCAGATATGTAAACGTGTTGGACGGCCAAAACCTTGACACCACTTACGATCCGGTTGAGAAGAAATACAAGCCTTTGGTCTCTTACGGTGGATTTATATCTTACGGATATAAATGGTCCAAACGGATAAACACCTCGCTGTCATTGGGGCTTGCTGGCGTGGATGTAAAAAAGTACCAACCGAGCGATGCGTTTAGGCGGAGTTATAGTCTCTCAGGTGATGTATTTTGGAAAGTGGTTAAAGGTTCCAGAATTGGTGTTGAATACTCGTATGGGCGCAGGCAAGACGCCAATAACGACGCTGGGGACGCTTCAAGAATTGCCGCTCTGTTTTATTATGATTTTTAG
- a CDS encoding putative nucleotidyltransferase substrate binding domain-containing protein encodes MRITKRRSKPGGSANTGNGSAKYPVQCFLITPPKESPTPNPSDFFPDDGVEDVDGQLFDSLQVSDIHGFLSKMESLASWSPVNMQLSTLKSLEQAGLEDDDAGIKQALEVLREKQLAIIQASLGAEEGSRLFETFREKDFTEMFKLLGTLDNDALMKLAKDAAITAEQMKAAFSTACHSQLTPFEKMKFSTHSADYLLERATEESLEMTGPGKHPFSIMATGGFGRKEMQPASDIDFGVIGHDDDMELIRLITDLIFFKLNLARTLFRKLQPPKSGANVGFESDPLWMQSTYSVGPAKVMENSALKGTSEDARIVRSFAGSEHSDPSTLEEQILEARDSSRELVPHWAELKDTLSTYRPVLPEAPCKFNLKTPLLRFLTMSLQKLSLIYSLPPMGSRERVEWLKENRKITPRMAEKLVFSLEVLAGLRQKCHAFYQGEKDDVFLMENSESDNPEGLCPIQGNEFIQLTTATHFLGEFYHELLGFAQRKNPAVLMEMPRIKRGFFRGFLGK; translated from the coding sequence GCGAAGTATCCTGTCCAATGTTTTCTTATTACGCCTCCAAAGGAAAGTCCCACCCCCAACCCTTCCGACTTTTTCCCGGACGACGGTGTAGAAGACGTCGATGGCCAGCTTTTCGACAGTTTGCAGGTCAGCGATATCCACGGTTTTCTTTCGAAAATGGAATCATTGGCATCTTGGTCGCCCGTGAATATGCAACTCTCCACTCTGAAATCGTTGGAACAGGCCGGTCTTGAGGATGATGACGCCGGAATAAAACAGGCCTTGGAAGTGTTGAGGGAGAAGCAACTCGCCATCATCCAAGCTTCATTAGGAGCGGAAGAAGGCTCCCGGCTTTTCGAAACATTCAGGGAAAAGGATTTTACGGAAATGTTCAAGCTTTTGGGTACGCTTGACAATGATGCCTTGATGAAGCTGGCCAAGGACGCGGCCATTACTGCCGAACAGATGAAAGCTGCCTTCTCCACAGCCTGTCATTCACAGCTCACTCCATTCGAAAAAATGAAATTCAGTACGCATTCGGCGGATTATCTGCTTGAGCGAGCCACGGAAGAGAGTCTTGAGATGACCGGTCCCGGCAAGCATCCTTTTTCGATAATGGCCACTGGCGGTTTCGGCCGAAAGGAAATGCAACCCGCCTCGGATATCGACTTCGGCGTGATTGGCCACGACGACGACATGGAGTTGATTCGCCTGATAACCGACCTGATCTTCTTCAAACTGAACTTGGCCCGCACACTTTTCCGAAAGCTTCAGCCACCAAAATCAGGAGCCAATGTAGGTTTTGAGTCCGACCCGCTCTGGATGCAGAGCACATATTCCGTTGGTCCCGCAAAAGTGATGGAAAACAGCGCGCTCAAAGGCACGTCCGAAGACGCCCGGATAGTCCGGTCTTTCGCAGGGTCTGAGCACTCGGATCCCTCGACTTTGGAAGAACAAATCCTGGAAGCCCGAGATTCTTCTCGGGAGCTGGTTCCGCATTGGGCAGAGCTAAAGGACACACTTAGCACTTACCGCCCAGTTTTGCCCGAAGCGCCGTGCAAATTTAACCTTAAGACTCCCCTTTTGCGTTTTCTGACAATGAGCCTCCAAAAGCTTTCACTGATTTATAGTCTTCCGCCAATGGGATCGAGAGAAAGAGTTGAATGGCTAAAGGAAAACCGCAAAATCACGCCTCGCATGGCCGAAAAGCTTGTCTTCTCATTGGAGGTCTTGGCCGGTCTAAGGCAAAAGTGCCACGCTTTTTATCAGGGTGAAAAAGACGATGTATTCCTTATGGAAAATAGCGAAAGCGATAACCCAGAAGGACTGTGCCCTATACAAGGAAATGAATTTATTCAATTAACAACCGCTACCCATTTTCTCGGGGAATTTTATCATGAGCTTTTGGGATTTGCGCAAAGAAAGAATCCAGCTGTACTAATGGAAATGCCCAGAATCAAAAGAGGTTTTTTTCGTGGTTTTTTGGGTAAATAA